The Paramormyrops kingsleyae isolate MSU_618 chromosome 11, PKINGS_0.4, whole genome shotgun sequence genome includes a window with the following:
- the LOC111844998 gene encoding inositol hexakisphosphate and diphosphoinositol-pentakisphosphate kinase 2 isoform X3, producing the protein MSEPSSPGESQRGAPRFFVGCEDDDGEGLGSSMRTDAELELFEEEADSPPERQIVVGICSMMKKSKSKPMTQILERLCRFEYITVVIFPEDIILNEPVEKWPLCDCLISFHSKGFPLDKAVSYAKLRQPLLINDLNMQYFIQDRREVYRILQEEGIDLPRYVVLNRDPDKPEECNLVEGEDHVEVTGEIFQKPFVEKPVCAEDHNVYIYYPTSAGGGSQRLFRKIGSRSSVYSPESSVRKTGSYIYEEFMPTDGTDVKVYTVGPDYAHAEARKSPALDGKVERDSEGKEIRYPVMLTAMEKLVARKVCLAFKQTVCGFDLLRANGHSFVCDVNGFSFVKNSMKYYDDCAKILGNIVMRELAPQLHIPWSIPTEAEDIPIVPTTSGTMMELRCVIAVIRHGDRTPKQKMKMEVRNPMFFVMFEKYGGYKTGKLKLKKPKQLQEVLDIARELLAELGQHNDCEIEEKKSKLEQLKTVLEMYGHFSGINRKVQLTYLPHGQPKTSSEEEDTRKDGPSLLLVLKWGGELTPTGRVQAEELGRAFRCMYPGGQGDYAGFPGCGLLRLHSTYRHDLKIYASDEGRVQMTAAAFAKGLLALEGELTPILVQMVKSANMNGLLDSDSDSLTGCQHRVKARLHEIMQKDQDFGEEDFDKLAPTASPSLVSSMKVVANPVKTCDQVYALIQSLTSQIRRRLEDPKSADLQLYHSESLELMLQRWSKLERDFRMKNGRYDISKIPDIYDCIKYDVQHNASLGLEDTQDLFRLSRALADIVIPQEYGINKVEKLDIAYAYCLPLVKKIQLDLQRTHEDESVNKLHPLYSRGVMSPGRHVRTRLYFTSESHVHSLLSIFRYGGLLDEEKDQQWKRAMDYLGAVTELNYMTQIVIMLYEDNNKDPSSEDRFHVELHFSPGVKGCDDEQKAPLGFGFRPASSENEEKQPDPGSLEDLSQSEPDQAAPLTEPVLSETTSTKMGTYRLFPSYSRQSPEMKQSGLGSQCAGLFSTTVLGGSSSAPNLQDYARTHRKKFSAGSLSYKDDFLSMPAVKRFSVSYAKHPTNEPLEEHHVAQLLRRFSTDQLLGRQLSLDSALAHHLHQCSYHLRLFRNWLISGQDTLDCLYGFEGCSMVPSIYPLETLHNSLSLKQVDQFLTAVCESGGESQSRTTRAFSAMFDSQTQPSVDAFIPQRVLSSSASLRHRSDRPPWYSSGPSSTVSSAGPSSPTTADTSPRFSFSDKTSLTPQSSEETQGGQQGGHLASPPHLPSSPPLGTDETNKQEVGDQETGTSPMTNHHGCQELLESPSEAADAPSPDSPLAELLPGHPGSLPVLLELHESSSEAGSSSQTPISPYMEVGGGVLDTEAGPGTWKNGLGPTVEVGGAQAAEP; encoded by the exons ATGTCAGAGCCGAGCAGCCCCGGCGAGAGCCAGCGTGGCGCTCCCAGATTCTTCGTGGGCTGCGAGGACGATGACGGCGAGGGCTTGGGCAGCAGCATGAGGACGGACGCCGAGCTGGAGCTGTTCGAGGAGGAGGCCGATTCG CCTCCAGAGCGGCAGATCGTGGTGGGAATCTGCTCCATGATGAAGAAATCCAAATCCAAGCCAATGACGCAGATCCTAGAGCGACTGTGCCGATTCGAGTACATCACTGTCGTCATCTTCCCGGAGGACATCATTCTCAATGAGCCGGTGGAGAAATGGCCCCTCTGTGACTGCCTCATCTCCTTCCACTCCAAAG GGTTTCCTCTCGACAAAGCCGTAAGCTACGCTAAGCTCAGACAGCCGCTTCTCATCAACGACCTGAACATGCAGTACTTCATACAGGACAG GAGAGAGGTGTACCGGATCCTGCAGGAAGAGGGGATCGATTTACCGCGCTACGTCGTGCTGAACCGCGATCCGGACAAACCGGAGG AGTGCAACCTGGTGGAAGGTGAAGATCACGTCGAGGTGACCGGGGAAATCTTCCAGAAGCCATTTGTAGAAAAGCCTGTATGCGCTGAGGACCACAATGTGTACATCTATTATCCGACATCAGCCGGGGGAGGCAGTCAGCGGCTTTTCCGGAAG attggCAGTCGCAGTAGTGTTTATTCCCCGGAGAGCAGCGTGCGCAAGACGGGGTCTTACATCTACGAGGAGTTCATGCCCACCGACGGAACGGATGTTAAG GTGTACACAGTGGGTCCCGACTACGCCCACGCCGAAGCTCGGAAGTCGCCCGCCCTGGACGGGAAGGTGGAGCGTGACAGCGAGGGCAAGGAGATCCGCTACCCTGTGATGCTGACCGCCATGGAGAAGCTGGTCGCTCGCAAAGTCTGCCTGGCCTTCAAG CAAACCGTGTGCGGGTTCGACCTCCTCCGGGCCAATGGACACTCCTTCGTCTGTGACGTCAACGGTTTCAGTTTTGTCAAGAATTCCATGAAGTACTACGACGACTGCGCCAAAATCCTGGG gAACATAGTGATGCGGGAGCTGGCTCCCCAGCTCCACATCCCTTGGTCAATCCCGACAGAAGCTGAGGATATTCCCATTGTGCCGACTACGTCAGGAACAAT GATGGAGCTCCGTTGCGTGATCGCTGTCATCCGGCATGGCGATCGAACCCCTAAGCAGAAAATGAAGATGGAAGTGAGGAATCCCAT gttTTTTGTTATGTTTGAAAAATATGGCGGCTACAAGACCGGGAAGCTGAAACTCAAAAAACCGAAGCAGTTGCAG GAGGTACTGGACATAGCCCGGGAGCTGCTGGCAGAACTGGGACAGCACAACGACTGCGAGATCGAGGAGAAGAAGTCCAAACTAGAGCAGCTGAAAACCGTCCTGGAGAT GTACGGCCATTTCTCAGGAATAAACAGGAAAGTGCAGCTCACCTACCTTCCCCACGGCCAGCCCAAGACCTCCAGCGAGGAGGAAG ACACGAGGAAGGACGGACCCTCTCTTCTCCTGGTgctgaagtgggggggggagctgacCCCCACGGGACGGGTACAGGCTGAAGAACTGGGCCGGGCCTTCCGCTGCATGTACCCGGGGGGCCAAG GGGACTATGCCGGCTTTCCCGGCTGCGGTCTGCTCCGGCTGCACAGCACATACCGGCACGACCTGAAGATCTACGCCTCGGACGAGGGCCGCGTGCAGATGACGGCGGCCGCCTTTGCCAAG GGTCTGCTGGCCCTGGAGGGGGAGCTGACACCCATCCTGGTGCAGATGGTGAAGAGCGCCAACATGAACGGGCTCCTGGACAGCGACAGCGACTCGCTGACGGGCTGCCAGCACCGCGTGAAAGCTCGCCTGCACGAGATCATGCAGAAGGACCAGGACTTTGGCGAGGAGGACTTTGACAAG CTGGCTCCCACTGCCAGTCCTTCTCTGGTGAGTTCGATGAAGGTCGTGGCGAACCCAGTGAAGACCTGCGACCAAGTCTACGCCCTCATTCAGAGTCTGACCTCGCAGATCCGCAGGAGGCTGGAAGACCCCAAATCAGCAG ACCTGCAGCTCTACCACAGCGAGTCCCTGGAACTGATGCTCCAGCGCTGGTCCAAACTGGAGCGGGACTTCCGCATGAAGAATGGGCGGTATGACATCAGCAAGATCCCGGACATCTATGACTGCATTAAGTATGACGTGCAGCACAACGCTTCCCTGGGCCTGGAGGACACGCAGGACCTCTTCCGGCTGTCCCGGGCCTTGGCGGACATCGTCATCCCACAG GAGTATGGCATCAATAAAGTAGAAAAGCTGGACATTGCTTATGCTTACTGCCTCCCGCTGGTTAAGAAGATCCAGCTGGACCTGCAGAGGACTCACGAGGACGAGTCCGTCAACAAGTTGCACCCTTT GTACTCCCGTGGCGTGATGTCCCCGGGACGCCACGTCCGGACGCGGCTCTACTTCACCAGCGAGAGTCACGTACACTCCTTGCTCAGTATCTTCCGCTACGGAGGCCTGCTCGAT GAGGAGAAGGACCAGCAGTGGAAGCGTGCTATGGACTACCTCGGTGCCGTCACAGAGCTCAACTACATGACCCAGATCGTCATCATGTTGTATGAAGACAACAACAAG GACCCTTCGTCTGAGGACCGTTTTCATGTGGAGCTTCACTTCAGCCCTGGGGTGAAGGGCTGTGATGACGAGCAGAAAGCTCCCCTGGGCTTTGGCTTCCGTCCAGCTTCCTCCGAG AACGAGGAGAAGCAGCCAGACCCGGGGAGCCTGGAAGACCTGTCGCAGTCCGAGCCGGACCAGGCCGCACCACTCACTGAGCCC GTGCTGTCTGAGACCACGTCCACCAAGATGGGGACATATCGCCTCTTTCCGTCTTACAGCCGCCAGTCCCCAGAGATGAAACAGAGTGGATTAG GCTCTCAGTGTGCAGGACTTTTCAGCACCACAGTCCTGGGGGGCTCTTCTAGTGCCCCAAACCTACAGGACTATGCTCGTACACACCGCAAAAAATTCTCCGCCGGCAGTCTGTCCTATAAAGACG ACTTCTTGTCTATGCCGGCAGTAAAGCGATTTTCTGTGTCATATGCAAAGCATCCGACTAATG AGCCCCTGGAGGAGCACCACGTGGCCCAGCTTCTCCGGCGCTTCTCCACAGACCAGCTGCTGGGCCGGCAGCTCTCTCTGGACAGTGCCCTGGCCCACCACCTCCACCAGTGCTCCTACCACCTGCGCCTCTTCCGCAACTGGTTAATCTCCGGCCAGGACACCCTAGATTGCCTCTACG GCTTTGAGGGATGTTCCATGGTGCCATCTATCTACCCACTGGAGACACTGCACAACTCGCTCTCGCTGAAACAGGTGGACCAGTTCCTGACGGCAGTGTGTGAGAGCGGCGGGGAATCCCAGTCCAGGACCACCAGAG CTTTCTCCGCCATGTTTGACTCTCAGACTCAGCCGTCGGTGGACGCCTTCATCCCGCAGAGAGTCCTGTCGTCCTCGGCGTCATTGCGCCACCGTTCGGACCGGCCACCCTGGT ACAGCAGTGGCCCATCCAGCACCGTATCCAGCGCAGGCCCGTCATCGCCGACCACTGCCGATACGTCCCCCCGGTTCAGCTTCAGCGACAAGACATCCCTGACTCCTCAGAGCAGCGAGGAGACacagggggggcagcaggggggCCACCTGGCCTcgcccccccacctgcccagCAGCCCTCCCCTTGGCACAGATGAAACGAATAAACAGGAAGTGGGGGACCAGGAGACGGGCACCTCCCCCATGACAAACCACCACGGGTGCCAGGAGCTGCTAGAGTCCCCAAGTGAGGCAGCAGATGCCCCTTCCCCCGACTCCCCTTTGGCCGAACTGCTCCCGGGGCACCCTGGGTCCCTCCCTGTCCTGCTGGAACTGCATGAGAGCAGCTCTGAGGCCGGTTCTAGTTCACAAACCCCCATAAGCCCGTATATGGAGGTTGGGGGCGGAGTCTTGGACACGGAGGCAGGGCCAGGGACATGGAAAAACGGCTTGGGACCGACTGTGGAGGTTGGTGGTGCCCAGGCTGCTGAGCCCTAG
- the LOC111844998 gene encoding inositol hexakisphosphate and diphosphoinositol-pentakisphosphate kinase 2 isoform X7 yields MSEPSSPGESQRGAPRFFVGCEDDDGEGLGSSMRTDAELELFEEEADSPPERQIVVGICSMMKKSKSKPMTQILERLCRFEYITVVIFPEDIILNEPVEKWPLCDCLISFHSKGFPLDKAVSYAKLRQPLLINDLNMQYFIQDRREVYRILQEEGIDLPRYVVLNRDPDKPEECNLVEGEDHVEVTGEIFQKPFVEKPVCAEDHNVYIYYPTSAGGGSQRLFRKIGSRSSVYSPESSVRKTGSYIYEEFMPTDGTDVKVYTVGPDYAHAEARKSPALDGKVERDSEGKEIRYPVMLTAMEKLVARKVCLAFKQTVCGFDLLRANGHSFVCDVNGFSFVKNSMKYYDDCAKILGNIVMRELAPQLHIPWSIPTEAEDIPIVPTTSGTMMELRCVIAVIRHGDRTPKQKMKMEVRNPMFFVMFEKYGGYKTGKLKLKKPKQLQEVLDIARELLAELGQHNDCEIEEKKSKLEQLKTVLEMYGHFSGINRKVQLTYLPHGQPKTSSEEEDTRKDGPSLLLVLKWGGELTPTGRVQAEELGRAFRCMYPGGQGDYAGFPGCGLLRLHSTYRHDLKIYASDEGRVQMTAAAFAKGLLALEGELTPILVQMVKSANMNGLLDSDSDSLTGCQHRVKARLHEIMQKDQDFGEEDFDKLAPTASPSLVSSMKVVANPVKTCDQVYALIQSLTSQIRRRLEDPKSADLQLYHSESLELMLQRWSKLERDFRMKNGRYDISKIPDIYDCIKYDVQHNASLGLEDTQDLFRLSRALADIVIPQEYGINKVEKLDIAYAYCLPLVKKIQLDLQRTHEDESVNKLHPLYSRGVMSPGRHVRTRLYFTSESHVHSLLSIFRYGGLLDEEKDQQWKRAMDYLGAVTELNYMTQIVIMLYEDNNKDPSSEDRFHVELHFSPGVKGCDDEQKAPLGFGFRPASSENEEKQPDPGSLEDLSQSEPDQAAPLTEPVSVLRRSPLIRNRKTGSMEVLSETTSTKMGTYRLFPSYSRQSPEMKQSGLGSQCAGLFSTTVLGGSSSAPNLQDYARTHRKKFSAGSLSYKDGFEGCSMVPSIYPLETLHNSLSLKQVDQFLTAVCESGGESQSRTTRAFSAMFDSQTQPSVDAFIPQRVLSSSASLRHRSDRPPWYSSGPSSTVSSAGPSSPTTADTSPRFSFSDKTSLTPQSSEETQGGQQGGHLASPPHLPSSPPLGTDETNKQEVGDQETGTSPMTNHHGCQELLESPSEAADAPSPDSPLAELLPGHPGSLPVLLELHESSSEAGSSSQTPISPYMEVGGGVLDTEAGPGTWKNGLGPTVEVGGAQAAEP; encoded by the exons ATGTCAGAGCCGAGCAGCCCCGGCGAGAGCCAGCGTGGCGCTCCCAGATTCTTCGTGGGCTGCGAGGACGATGACGGCGAGGGCTTGGGCAGCAGCATGAGGACGGACGCCGAGCTGGAGCTGTTCGAGGAGGAGGCCGATTCG CCTCCAGAGCGGCAGATCGTGGTGGGAATCTGCTCCATGATGAAGAAATCCAAATCCAAGCCAATGACGCAGATCCTAGAGCGACTGTGCCGATTCGAGTACATCACTGTCGTCATCTTCCCGGAGGACATCATTCTCAATGAGCCGGTGGAGAAATGGCCCCTCTGTGACTGCCTCATCTCCTTCCACTCCAAAG GGTTTCCTCTCGACAAAGCCGTAAGCTACGCTAAGCTCAGACAGCCGCTTCTCATCAACGACCTGAACATGCAGTACTTCATACAGGACAG GAGAGAGGTGTACCGGATCCTGCAGGAAGAGGGGATCGATTTACCGCGCTACGTCGTGCTGAACCGCGATCCGGACAAACCGGAGG AGTGCAACCTGGTGGAAGGTGAAGATCACGTCGAGGTGACCGGGGAAATCTTCCAGAAGCCATTTGTAGAAAAGCCTGTATGCGCTGAGGACCACAATGTGTACATCTATTATCCGACATCAGCCGGGGGAGGCAGTCAGCGGCTTTTCCGGAAG attggCAGTCGCAGTAGTGTTTATTCCCCGGAGAGCAGCGTGCGCAAGACGGGGTCTTACATCTACGAGGAGTTCATGCCCACCGACGGAACGGATGTTAAG GTGTACACAGTGGGTCCCGACTACGCCCACGCCGAAGCTCGGAAGTCGCCCGCCCTGGACGGGAAGGTGGAGCGTGACAGCGAGGGCAAGGAGATCCGCTACCCTGTGATGCTGACCGCCATGGAGAAGCTGGTCGCTCGCAAAGTCTGCCTGGCCTTCAAG CAAACCGTGTGCGGGTTCGACCTCCTCCGGGCCAATGGACACTCCTTCGTCTGTGACGTCAACGGTTTCAGTTTTGTCAAGAATTCCATGAAGTACTACGACGACTGCGCCAAAATCCTGGG gAACATAGTGATGCGGGAGCTGGCTCCCCAGCTCCACATCCCTTGGTCAATCCCGACAGAAGCTGAGGATATTCCCATTGTGCCGACTACGTCAGGAACAAT GATGGAGCTCCGTTGCGTGATCGCTGTCATCCGGCATGGCGATCGAACCCCTAAGCAGAAAATGAAGATGGAAGTGAGGAATCCCAT gttTTTTGTTATGTTTGAAAAATATGGCGGCTACAAGACCGGGAAGCTGAAACTCAAAAAACCGAAGCAGTTGCAG GAGGTACTGGACATAGCCCGGGAGCTGCTGGCAGAACTGGGACAGCACAACGACTGCGAGATCGAGGAGAAGAAGTCCAAACTAGAGCAGCTGAAAACCGTCCTGGAGAT GTACGGCCATTTCTCAGGAATAAACAGGAAAGTGCAGCTCACCTACCTTCCCCACGGCCAGCCCAAGACCTCCAGCGAGGAGGAAG ACACGAGGAAGGACGGACCCTCTCTTCTCCTGGTgctgaagtgggggggggagctgacCCCCACGGGACGGGTACAGGCTGAAGAACTGGGCCGGGCCTTCCGCTGCATGTACCCGGGGGGCCAAG GGGACTATGCCGGCTTTCCCGGCTGCGGTCTGCTCCGGCTGCACAGCACATACCGGCACGACCTGAAGATCTACGCCTCGGACGAGGGCCGCGTGCAGATGACGGCGGCCGCCTTTGCCAAG GGTCTGCTGGCCCTGGAGGGGGAGCTGACACCCATCCTGGTGCAGATGGTGAAGAGCGCCAACATGAACGGGCTCCTGGACAGCGACAGCGACTCGCTGACGGGCTGCCAGCACCGCGTGAAAGCTCGCCTGCACGAGATCATGCAGAAGGACCAGGACTTTGGCGAGGAGGACTTTGACAAG CTGGCTCCCACTGCCAGTCCTTCTCTGGTGAGTTCGATGAAGGTCGTGGCGAACCCAGTGAAGACCTGCGACCAAGTCTACGCCCTCATTCAGAGTCTGACCTCGCAGATCCGCAGGAGGCTGGAAGACCCCAAATCAGCAG ACCTGCAGCTCTACCACAGCGAGTCCCTGGAACTGATGCTCCAGCGCTGGTCCAAACTGGAGCGGGACTTCCGCATGAAGAATGGGCGGTATGACATCAGCAAGATCCCGGACATCTATGACTGCATTAAGTATGACGTGCAGCACAACGCTTCCCTGGGCCTGGAGGACACGCAGGACCTCTTCCGGCTGTCCCGGGCCTTGGCGGACATCGTCATCCCACAG GAGTATGGCATCAATAAAGTAGAAAAGCTGGACATTGCTTATGCTTACTGCCTCCCGCTGGTTAAGAAGATCCAGCTGGACCTGCAGAGGACTCACGAGGACGAGTCCGTCAACAAGTTGCACCCTTT GTACTCCCGTGGCGTGATGTCCCCGGGACGCCACGTCCGGACGCGGCTCTACTTCACCAGCGAGAGTCACGTACACTCCTTGCTCAGTATCTTCCGCTACGGAGGCCTGCTCGAT GAGGAGAAGGACCAGCAGTGGAAGCGTGCTATGGACTACCTCGGTGCCGTCACAGAGCTCAACTACATGACCCAGATCGTCATCATGTTGTATGAAGACAACAACAAG GACCCTTCGTCTGAGGACCGTTTTCATGTGGAGCTTCACTTCAGCCCTGGGGTGAAGGGCTGTGATGACGAGCAGAAAGCTCCCCTGGGCTTTGGCTTCCGTCCAGCTTCCTCCGAG AACGAGGAGAAGCAGCCAGACCCGGGGAGCCTGGAAGACCTGTCGCAGTCCGAGCCGGACCAGGCCGCACCACTCACTGAGCCCGTGAGCGTCCTGAGACGGTCCCCGCTGATCCGTAACCGGAAGACCGGCTCCATGGAG GTGCTGTCTGAGACCACGTCCACCAAGATGGGGACATATCGCCTCTTTCCGTCTTACAGCCGCCAGTCCCCAGAGATGAAACAGAGTGGATTAG GCTCTCAGTGTGCAGGACTTTTCAGCACCACAGTCCTGGGGGGCTCTTCTAGTGCCCCAAACCTACAGGACTATGCTCGTACACACCGCAAAAAATTCTCCGCCGGCAGTCTGTCCTATAAAGACG GCTTTGAGGGATGTTCCATGGTGCCATCTATCTACCCACTGGAGACACTGCACAACTCGCTCTCGCTGAAACAGGTGGACCAGTTCCTGACGGCAGTGTGTGAGAGCGGCGGGGAATCCCAGTCCAGGACCACCAGAG CTTTCTCCGCCATGTTTGACTCTCAGACTCAGCCGTCGGTGGACGCCTTCATCCCGCAGAGAGTCCTGTCGTCCTCGGCGTCATTGCGCCACCGTTCGGACCGGCCACCCTGGT ACAGCAGTGGCCCATCCAGCACCGTATCCAGCGCAGGCCCGTCATCGCCGACCACTGCCGATACGTCCCCCCGGTTCAGCTTCAGCGACAAGACATCCCTGACTCCTCAGAGCAGCGAGGAGACacagggggggcagcaggggggCCACCTGGCCTcgcccccccacctgcccagCAGCCCTCCCCTTGGCACAGATGAAACGAATAAACAGGAAGTGGGGGACCAGGAGACGGGCACCTCCCCCATGACAAACCACCACGGGTGCCAGGAGCTGCTAGAGTCCCCAAGTGAGGCAGCAGATGCCCCTTCCCCCGACTCCCCTTTGGCCGAACTGCTCCCGGGGCACCCTGGGTCCCTCCCTGTCCTGCTGGAACTGCATGAGAGCAGCTCTGAGGCCGGTTCTAGTTCACAAACCCCCATAAGCCCGTATATGGAGGTTGGGGGCGGAGTCTTGGACACGGAGGCAGGGCCAGGGACATGGAAAAACGGCTTGGGACCGACTGTGGAGGTTGGTGGTGCCCAGGCTGCTGAGCCCTAG